One region of Pseudomonas sp. B21-040 genomic DNA includes:
- the plsB gene encoding glycerol-3-phosphate 1-O-acyltransferase PlsB — protein sequence MTRSPFRRLVFGTLRRLLYLWVRSETINQSSFTLNLDRSRPVFYVLQNPSLTDLAVVDTECSKAGLPRPVLPVSVGNLLEPAAFFYLTPEPDWLGRQDKRGAPPTLTRLVSALSQNGAEDAQIIPVSVFWGQSPDSESSPWKLLFADSWAVTGRLRRLLSIIVLGRKTRVQFSAPIHLRELIDHNKGHERTVRMAQRILRVHFRNLKAAVIGPDISHRRNLVKGLLNQPLVKQAILDEAERENISPEKAKAQALRYGNEIASDYTYTAIRFMEVVLSWFWNKIYDGIKVNNIEGVQKVAPGYEVIYVPCHRSHIDYLLLSYLLFRNGLTPPHIAAGINLNMPGIGGLLRRGGAFFMRRTFKGNPLYTSVFNEYLHTLFTKGFPVEYFVEGGRSRTGRMLQPKIGMLAITLRSFLRSSRMPIVFVPVYIGYERVLEGRTYLGELRGATKKKESIFDIFKVIGALKQRFGQVAVNFGEPIKLAEFLDSEQPDWRQQELGPQFKPAWLNETTNRLGEKVAQHLNEAAAINPVNLVALALLSTSRLALDDRAMARVLDLYLALLRKVPYSPHTTLPEGDGRALIEHVKDMDLLSEQSDALGKILYLDEQNAVLMTYYRNNVLHIFALPALLASFFQSASRMNREQILRYTRALYPYLQSELFIRWSMDELDAVIDQWLEAFVEQGLLRFENDVYLRPAPSSRHFVLLTLLSKSIAQTLQRFYMTVSLLLNSGQNSISAEELEDLCTVMAQRLSILHGLNAPEFFDKSLFRHFIQTMLDLEVLKRDEAGKLSYHELLGELAEGAAKRVLPAEIRLSIRQVALHRSEDAADQA from the coding sequence ATGACCCGCTCCCCGTTCCGCCGTCTTGTGTTTGGCACCCTGCGTCGACTGTTGTACCTCTGGGTTCGCTCGGAGACGATCAACCAGTCGTCGTTCACCCTCAACCTCGACCGCAGTCGTCCGGTGTTCTACGTCCTGCAAAACCCTTCGCTGACCGACCTCGCCGTGGTCGACACCGAATGCAGCAAGGCTGGCCTGCCCCGCCCGGTATTGCCGGTTTCAGTAGGTAACCTGCTGGAACCCGCCGCGTTCTTTTACCTGACGCCAGAGCCCGACTGGCTCGGTCGACAGGACAAACGCGGCGCGCCGCCAACCCTGACCCGCCTGGTCAGCGCCCTGAGCCAGAATGGCGCCGAAGACGCGCAGATCATTCCGGTCAGCGTGTTCTGGGGTCAGTCGCCGGACAGCGAATCGAGCCCGTGGAAATTGCTCTTCGCCGACAGTTGGGCCGTCACCGGTCGCCTGCGCCGCTTGCTGAGCATCATCGTGCTGGGGCGCAAGACGCGTGTGCAATTCTCTGCGCCGATTCACCTGCGCGAGCTGATCGATCACAACAAGGGCCACGAGCGCACCGTGCGCATGGCCCAGCGGATCCTGCGGGTGCACTTCCGCAATCTCAAAGCCGCCGTCATCGGCCCGGACATTTCGCACCGACGCAATTTGGTCAAAGGTTTGCTCAACCAGCCACTGGTCAAGCAAGCGATCCTCGATGAAGCCGAGCGCGAGAACATCTCCCCGGAGAAAGCCAAGGCCCAGGCCTTGCGTTACGGCAACGAAATCGCCTCGGACTACACCTACACCGCAATCCGCTTCATGGAAGTGGTGCTGAGCTGGTTCTGGAACAAGATCTACGACGGCATCAAGGTCAACAACATCGAAGGCGTGCAAAAAGTCGCCCCGGGTTACGAAGTGATCTACGTACCCTGCCACCGCAGCCACATCGACTACCTGCTGCTGTCCTATCTGCTGTTCCGCAATGGCCTGACCCCGCCGCACATCGCTGCCGGGATCAACCTCAACATGCCGGGGATCGGCGGCCTGCTGCGTCGCGGCGGTGCGTTCTTCATGCGCCGTACTTTCAAAGGCAACCCGCTGTACACCTCGGTGTTCAACGAATACCTGCACACCTTGTTTACCAAAGGCTTCCCGGTCGAGTACTTCGTCGAGGGCGGCCGTTCGCGAACCGGGCGCATGCTGCAACCGAAAATCGGGATGCTGGCGATTACCCTGCGCAGCTTCCTGCGTTCGTCGCGCATGCCCATCGTGTTTGTGCCGGTGTACATCGGTTACGAGCGCGTATTGGAAGGCCGGACCTACCTCGGCGAACTGCGTGGTGCGACCAAGAAGAAAGAGTCGATTTTCGATATTTTCAAAGTCATCGGCGCGCTCAAGCAGCGCTTCGGCCAAGTGGCGGTGAACTTCGGCGAGCCGATCAAACTGGCGGAATTCCTCGACAGCGAACAGCCGGACTGGCGCCAACAGGAGCTCGGCCCGCAATTCAAACCGGCCTGGCTCAACGAAACCACCAACCGTTTGGGCGAGAAAGTTGCGCAGCATCTGAACGAAGCCGCAGCGATCAATCCCGTGAACCTGGTGGCCCTGGCGTTGCTGTCCACCAGCCGATTGGCGCTGGATGATCGCGCCATGGCGCGAGTGCTGGACCTGTACCTCGCACTGTTGCGCAAGGTTCCGTATTCGCCGCACACCACACTGCCGGAAGGCGATGGTCGCGCACTGATCGAACACGTGAAGGACATGGACTTGCTGTCCGAGCAGAGCGATGCCCTGGGCAAGATTCTGTATCTGGACGAGCAGAACGCCGTCCTGATGACCTACTACCGCAACAACGTGCTGCACATTTTTGCGTTGCCGGCACTGCTCGCGAGTTTCTTCCAGAGCGCGTCGCGCATGAACCGCGAGCAGATCCTGCGTTACACCCGCGCACTGTATCCGTACCTGCAATCGGAACTGTTCATTCGCTGGTCCATGGATGAACTGGACGCGGTGATCGACCAATGGCTGGAAGCGTTCGTTGAACAAGGCCTGCTGCGTTTCGAAAACGATGTCTACCTGCGCCCCGCACCAAGCTCACGGCATTTCGTGCTGCTGACCTTGCTGTCGAAGAGCATCGCCCAGACCTTGCAGCGCTTCTATATGACCGTGTCCCTGCTGCTCAACAGCGGCCAGAACAGCATCAGCGCCGAAGAACTCGAAGACCTGTGCACAGTCATGGCCCAGCGCCTTTCGATCCTCCATGGCCTGAACGCCCCCGAGTTCTTCGACAAGAGCCTGTTCCGTCACTTCATCCAGACGATGCTTGATCTGGAGGTGCTCAAGCGCGACGAAGCTGGCAAGTTGAGCTATCACGAATTGCTCGGCGAACTGGCCGAAGGCGCGGCCAAACGGGTGTTGCCGGCGGAGATTCGATTGTCGATCCGTCAGGTTGCGTTGCACCGCAGTGAAGATGCGGCGGATCAGGCTTAG
- the tcdA gene encoding tRNA cyclic N6-threonylcarbamoyladenosine(37) synthase TcdA, producing MVMSAEDPRFAGIARLYGIEGLARLRAAHVAIVGVGGVGSWAAEAVARCGVGEISLFDLDDVCVSNVNRQLHALDSTVGKPKVEVMAERLRGINPDCTVHAVADFVTRETMAEYITPNIDCVIDCIDSVNAKAALIAWCKRRKIQIITTGGAGGQIDPTLIQVCDLNRTFNDPLASKVRSTLRRDYGFSRTVTRHYSVPCVFSTEQLRYPKPDGSICLQKSFVGDGVKLDCAGGFGAVMMVTATFGMVAATKAVDKIVAGVRRPSDRIKPIA from the coding sequence ATGGTCATGAGTGCAGAAGATCCGCGGTTTGCCGGCATCGCCCGTTTGTATGGCATCGAAGGCCTGGCGCGCCTGCGCGCGGCGCATGTGGCGATTGTCGGCGTCGGTGGCGTCGGTTCCTGGGCGGCGGAAGCTGTCGCCCGGTGTGGGGTGGGCGAGATTTCGCTGTTCGACCTGGACGACGTCTGCGTCAGCAACGTCAATCGCCAGTTGCACGCGCTGGACAGCACGGTCGGCAAACCCAAGGTTGAGGTGATGGCCGAGCGTCTGCGCGGAATCAACCCGGACTGCACGGTGCACGCCGTGGCGGATTTCGTCACCCGCGAGACCATGGCCGAGTACATCACGCCGAACATCGACTGCGTGATCGATTGCATCGACAGCGTTAACGCCAAGGCAGCGCTGATTGCCTGGTGCAAGCGCCGCAAGATCCAGATCATCACCACTGGCGGGGCAGGTGGGCAGATTGATCCGACGTTGATTCAGGTGTGCGATTTGAACCGTACGTTCAACGATCCGCTGGCGTCGAAAGTGCGTTCCACCTTGCGCCGCGATTATGGCTTCTCCCGCACCGTGACCCGTCATTACAGCGTGCCGTGTGTGTTCTCCACCGAGCAACTGCGCTACCCGAAACCGGATGGCAGCATTTGTCTGCAGAAGAGTTTTGTCGGTGATGGCGTGAAGCTGGACTGTGCCGGCGGGTTTGGCGCGGTGATGATGGTGACGGCGACGTTCGGCATGGTCGCGGCGACCAAGGCTGTGGATA
- a CDS encoding glycosyltransferase, giving the protein MSSRKFGLNLVVVLAIAALFTGFWALINRPVTAPNWPEQISGFSYSPFQQGQYPQKEQYPTDDQMRRDLEIMSKLTDNIRTYSVDGTLEDIPKLAEEFGLRVTLGIWISPDQERNEREITRAIEIANTSRSVVRVVVGNEAIFRKEITAAELSVILDRVRAAVKVPVTTSEQWHVWEEHPELAKHVDLIAAHVLPYWEFIPVDKAGQFVLDRARDLKKMFPKKPLLLSEVGWPSNGRMRGGTDASPADQAIYLRTLVNKLNRQGFNYFVIEAFDQPWKASDEGSVGAYWGVFNAARQQKFNFEGPVVAIPQWRVLAIGSAVLALLSLTLLMIDGSALRQRGRTFLTFIAFLCGSVLVWIGYDYSQQYSTWFSLTVGFLLALGALGVFIVLLTEAHELAEAVWTHKRRREFLPVVGDSDYRPKVSIHVPCYNEPPEMVKQTLNALANLDYPDFEVLIIDNNTKDPAVWEPVRDYCKTLGPRFKFFHVAPLAGFKGGALNYLIPHTAKDAEVIAVIDSDYCVDPNWLKHMVPHFADPKIAVVQSPQDYRDQNESTFKKLCYAEYKGFFHIGMVTRNDRDAIIQHGTMTMTRRSVLEELGWADWCICEDAELGLRVFEKGLSAAYYHTSYGKGLMPDTFIDFKKQRFRWAYGAIQIIKRHTASLLRGKDTELTRGQRYHFLAGWLPWVADGMNIFFTVGALLWSAAMIIVPQRVDPPLLIFAIPPLALFVFKVGKIIFLYRRAVGVNLKDAFCAALAGLALSHTIAKAVLYGFFTSSIPFFRTPKNADNHGFWVAISEAREEVFIMLLLWGAALGIFLVNGLPSNDMRFWVTMLLVQSLPYLAALIMAFLSSLPKPAAEPEPAPAV; this is encoded by the coding sequence ATGTCATCCCGCAAATTTGGACTCAACCTGGTCGTGGTGCTCGCCATCGCAGCCTTGTTTACCGGCTTCTGGGCGCTGATCAACCGCCCGGTTACCGCCCCCAACTGGCCTGAACAGATCTCCGGCTTCTCGTACTCGCCGTTCCAGCAAGGCCAGTACCCACAGAAAGAGCAGTACCCGACCGACGATCAAATGCGTCGCGACCTGGAGATCATGAGCAAGCTGACGGACAACATCCGTACTTACTCGGTCGACGGCACCCTGGAAGACATTCCCAAGCTCGCAGAAGAATTCGGCCTGCGCGTGACCCTGGGGATCTGGATTAGCCCGGACCAGGAACGCAACGAGCGCGAGATCACCCGCGCCATCGAAATCGCCAACACCTCCCGCAGCGTGGTTCGCGTGGTTGTAGGCAACGAGGCGATCTTCCGTAAGGAAATTACCGCTGCGGAACTGAGCGTGATCCTCGATCGCGTCCGCGCCGCCGTGAAAGTGCCGGTGACCACGTCCGAACAGTGGCACGTCTGGGAAGAGCACCCGGAACTGGCCAAACACGTCGACCTGATCGCCGCCCACGTTCTGCCTTATTGGGAATTCATCCCGGTGGACAAGGCCGGCCAGTTCGTCCTCGACCGCGCCCGCGACCTGAAAAAGATGTTCCCGAAAAAACCGCTGCTGCTCTCGGAGGTTGGCTGGCCGAGCAACGGCCGCATGCGTGGCGGCACCGATGCCAGCCCGGCGGATCAGGCGATCTACCTGCGTACCTTGGTCAACAAACTCAATCGCCAGGGTTTCAACTACTTCGTGATCGAAGCGTTTGACCAGCCGTGGAAGGCCAGCGACGAAGGCTCGGTGGGCGCGTATTGGGGTGTGTTCAACGCCGCGCGCCAGCAGAAATTCAACTTCGAAGGCCCGGTGGTCGCGATCCCGCAATGGCGGGTGCTGGCGATCGGCTCGGCCGTGTTGGCGTTGTTGTCGCTGACCTTGCTGATGATCGACGGCTCGGCCCTGCGTCAACGCGGTCGCACCTTCCTGACCTTTATCGCGTTCCTGTGCGGTTCGGTACTGGTGTGGATCGGTTACGACTACAGCCAGCAATACAGCACCTGGTTCAGCCTGACGGTCGGTTTCCTCCTGGCACTCGGCGCGCTCGGGGTCTTTATCGTTCTGCTGACCGAGGCGCATGAACTGGCCGAAGCAGTCTGGACTCACAAGCGTCGTCGTGAATTCCTGCCAGTGGTGGGCGATTCGGACTACAGACCAAAAGTCTCGATCCACGTCCCTTGCTACAACGAGCCGCCGGAGATGGTCAAACAGACCCTCAATGCCCTGGCCAACCTCGACTATCCGGACTTCGAAGTCCTGATCATCGACAACAACACCAAGGACCCGGCGGTCTGGGAACCGGTGCGCGATTATTGCAAAACCCTCGGCCCGCGCTTCAAGTTCTTCCACGTTGCACCGCTGGCCGGCTTCAAGGGTGGTGCACTGAATTACCTGATCCCGCACACCGCCAAGGATGCCGAAGTGATTGCGGTGATCGACTCGGACTACTGCGTCGACCCGAACTGGCTCAAGCACATGGTGCCGCACTTCGCCGATCCGAAAATCGCCGTGGTGCAGTCGCCGCAGGATTACCGCGACCAGAACGAAAGCACCTTCAAGAAGCTTTGCTACGCGGAATACAAAGGCTTCTTCCACATCGGCATGGTCACCCGTAACGACCGTGACGCGATCATCCAGCACGGCACCATGACCATGACCCGGCGCTCGGTGCTCGAAGAGCTCGGCTGGGCCGATTGGTGCATCTGTGAAGACGCCGAGTTGGGTCTGCGTGTCTTCGAAAAAGGCCTGTCGGCGGCGTATTACCACACCAGCTACGGCAAAGGCCTGATGCCCGATACCTTTATCGACTTCAAGAAACAGCGTTTCCGCTGGGCCTACGGGGCGATTCAGATCATCAAGCGTCACACCGCCAGCCTGCTGCGCGGCAAGGACACCGAACTGACCCGTGGCCAGCGTTACCACTTCCTCGCGGGCTGGTTGCCGTGGGTCGCGGACGGCATGAACATCTTCTTCACCGTGGGCGCCCTGTTGTGGTCGGCGGCGATGATCATCGTGCCGCAACGGGTTGATCCGCCGTTGCTGATTTTCGCGATCCCGCCATTGGCGCTGTTCGTGTTCAAGGTCGGCAAGATCATCTTCCTGTATCGCCGCGCCGTCGGCGTGAACTTGAAAGATGCGTTCTGCGCGGCTCTGGCCGGGCTGGCGTTGTCGCACACCATCGCCAAAGCGGTGTTGTACGGCTTCTTCACCAGCAGCATTCCGTTCTTCCGCACCCCGAAAAACGCCGACAACCACGGCTTCTGGGTGGCGATTTCGGAGGCGCGTGAAGAGGTGTTCATCATGCTGCTGTTGTGGGGCGCGGCACTGGGGATCTTCCTGGTGAACGGCTTGCCGAGCAACGACATGCGCTTCTGGGTGACCATGTTGCTGGTGCAGTCGCTGCCGTACCTGGCGGCGCTGATCATGGCGTTCTTGTCTTCGCTGCCCAAACCGGCCGCCGAGCCTGAGCCGGCGCCAGCCGTCTAA
- a CDS encoding putative RNA methyltransferase: protein MLACPICSEPLNAVDNGVACPAGHRFDRARQGYLNLLPVQHKNSRDPGDNLAMVEARRDFLNAGHYAPVAKRLAELAAGYAPQRWLDIGCGEGYYTAQIAEALPNADGYALDISREAVKRACKRNPQLTWLIASMARVPLASGSCQFLASVFSPLDWEEAKRLLSPGGGLMKVGPTSGHLMELRERLYDEVREYTDDKHLALVPEGMALQHSETLEFKLTLESGQDRANLLAMTPHGWRASAERRTAVIEQVEPFEVTVSMRYDYFVLQ from the coding sequence ATGCTCGCGTGCCCGATATGCAGTGAACCGCTGAATGCGGTGGACAACGGCGTGGCCTGCCCCGCCGGGCATCGTTTCGACCGCGCGCGACAGGGTTACCTGAACCTGTTGCCAGTGCAGCATAAAAACAGCCGCGACCCTGGGGATAACCTGGCCATGGTTGAAGCCCGCCGCGACTTCTTGAACGCCGGCCATTACGCGCCGGTGGCCAAGCGCCTGGCGGAACTGGCAGCCGGCTATGCACCGCAGCGCTGGCTGGACATCGGCTGTGGCGAGGGTTACTACACCGCGCAAATCGCCGAGGCTTTACCGAACGCCGACGGTTACGCGCTGGATATCTCTCGCGAAGCGGTCAAACGAGCGTGCAAGCGTAACCCGCAGCTGACCTGGTTGATCGCCAGCATGGCACGGGTGCCATTGGCCTCGGGCAGTTGCCAGTTTCTGGCGAGCGTCTTCAGCCCTCTGGACTGGGAAGAAGCCAAACGCCTGCTCAGCCCCGGTGGCGGTTTGATGAAAGTCGGGCCGACCAGCGGTCACCTGATGGAGTTGCGCGAACGGCTGTACGACGAAGTCCGTGAGTACACCGATGACAAGCATCTGGCCCTGGTGCCGGAAGGCATGGCGCTGCAACACAGCGAAACCCTTGAATTCAAACTGACCCTGGAAAGTGGTCAGGATCGCGCCAACCTGTTGGCGATGACCCCTCACGGTTGGCGCGCCAGTGCCGAACGCCGCACAGCGGTGATCGAGCAGGTCGAGCCGTTCGAGGTCACCGTGTCGATGCGCTACGATTATTTCGTACTTCAATAA
- the dapE gene encoding succinyl-diaminopimelate desuccinylase, translated as MTAHADLSPTLQLAIDLIRRPSVTPVDADCQKQMMQRLGDAGFMLEPMRIEDVDNFWATHGKHDGPVLCFAGHTDVVPTGPVTAWQIDPFNALIDEHGMLCGRGAADMKGSLASMTVAAERFVADYPDHKGKVAFLITSDEEGPAHHGTKAVIERLAARKERLDWCIVGEPSSTTLVGDVVKNGRRGSLGAKLTVRGVQGHVAYPHLAKNPIHLAAPALAELAAEHWDHGNDFFPPTSFQISNVNSGTGATNVIPGDLVAVFNFRFSTESTVEGLQKRVADILDKHGLDWHIDWALSGLPFLTEPGALLDAVASSIKDITGRETKASTSGGTSDGRFIATMGTQVVELGPVNATIHQVNERVLAADLDVLTEIYYQTLIKLLA; from the coding sequence ATGACGGCCCACGCCGACCTTTCGCCGACCCTTCAACTCGCCATCGACCTGATCCGCCGCCCGTCCGTGACGCCGGTCGACGCCGATTGCCAGAAGCAGATGATGCAGCGCCTGGGCGATGCCGGTTTCATGCTGGAACCGATGCGCATCGAAGATGTGGATAACTTCTGGGCGACCCACGGCAAACACGACGGCCCGGTGCTGTGCTTCGCCGGTCACACCGACGTGGTCCCGACCGGCCCGGTGACCGCCTGGCAGATCGACCCGTTCAACGCGCTGATCGACGAACACGGCATGCTCTGTGGCCGTGGCGCAGCTGACATGAAAGGCAGCCTGGCCTCGATGACCGTGGCCGCCGAGCGTTTTGTCGCCGACTACCCGGATCACAAGGGCAAGGTCGCATTCCTGATCACCAGTGACGAAGAAGGCCCGGCGCACCACGGCACCAAGGCAGTGATTGAACGCCTCGCCGCGCGCAAGGAACGTCTGGACTGGTGCATCGTTGGCGAGCCGTCGAGCACCACCCTGGTGGGCGATGTGGTCAAGAACGGTCGTCGCGGTTCCCTCGGCGCCAAATTGACCGTGCGCGGTGTGCAAGGTCACGTGGCCTATCCGCACCTGGCGAAAAACCCGATCCACCTCGCCGCCCCGGCCCTGGCCGAACTGGCCGCCGAGCACTGGGACCACGGCAACGATTTCTTCCCGCCAACCAGCTTCCAGATCTCCAACGTTAATTCCGGCACCGGCGCGACCAACGTCATCCCGGGTGATCTGGTGGCGGTGTTCAACTTCCGCTTCTCCACCGAGTCCACCGTCGAAGGCCTGCAAAAGCGCGTGGCCGACATTCTCGACAAGCATGGCCTGGACTGGCACATCGACTGGGCGTTGTCCGGCTTGCCGTTCCTTACCGAACCGGGCGCGCTGCTGGATGCCGTGGCGTCGAGCATCAAGGACATCACCGGTCGCGAAACCAAGGCTTCCACCAGTGGTGGCACTTCTGACGGTCGTTTCATTGCGACCATGGGCACGCAAGTGGTTGAACTGGGCCCGGTCAACGCGACCATCCACCAGGTCAACGAACGCGTACTGGCAGCTGACCTCGATGTGTTGACCGAGATCTACTACCAGACCCTGATCAAGTTGCTCGCCTGA
- a CDS encoding cold-shock protein, which translates to MATRETGNVKWFNDAKGYGFIQREDGVDVFVHYRAIRGEGHRSLAEGQQVEYAVVTGEKGLQAEDVVGL; encoded by the coding sequence ATGGCAACACGCGAAACCGGCAACGTGAAGTGGTTCAACGACGCCAAGGGCTACGGCTTTATTCAACGCGAGGACGGGGTGGACGTGTTCGTGCACTACCGCGCGATTCGTGGCGAAGGGCACCGTTCGCTGGCTGAAGGTCAGCAGGTTGAATATGCCGTGGTGACCGGCGAGAAGGGTTTGCAGGCTGAGGATGTGGTGGGGCTGTAA